One Odontesthes bonariensis isolate fOdoBon6 chromosome 17, fOdoBon6.hap1, whole genome shotgun sequence genomic window carries:
- the LOC142366479 gene encoding leucine-rich repeat and fibronectin type-III domain-containing protein 2 yields MDKVVICLLLLGTAVTMVHACPKYCVCQNLSESLGTLCPSKGLLFVPLDIDRRTVELRLGGNFILKITTQDFANMTGLVDLTLSRNTISSIQPFSFIDLETLRSLHLDTNRLIELGPDDLRGLINLQHLILNNNQLSEISNTAFDDLLLTLEDLDLSYNNLRSVPWEAIRKMVNLHQLSLDHNLIYFIAEGTFTDLEKLARLDLTSNRLQKLPPDPIFARSQSSMVMSTPYAPSLSLSLGGNPLHCNCEVLWLRRLERDDDMETCASPASLKGRYFWFVREEEFVCEPPLITQHTHKLLVLEGQTASLRCKAVGDPMPTVHWVAPDDRLISNSSRATVYENGTLDIAVTTSKDYGVFTCIAANAAGESTASIELSIIQLPHLTNSTNRTTQSKSGLSDITSSTKISKGEPKPLPEKVVSVSEVTAVSALVKWTVSKSTPKVKMYQLQYNCSDDEVLIYRMIPMTNRAFIVTNLVPGMQYDLCVLAIWDDTATTLTATNIVGCVQFITREDYPQCQSLHSGFMGGTMILVIGGIIVATLLVFIIILMVRYKVTSGIQTSKLPTVSNTYSQTNGGVNRFNGAPPQVKSTVVVMREEMVEFKCGSLQSSLSSSSSSSNSLDSQTGRGVGDRYSVQDSECSTLPSSKFRRHAHSAKARQNLDHLLGAFTSLELRGASKDQGASGPSTAPNAMTTVAVVPPSDKEPLLGRAESTTMLGRLLGFPQEGKPKRSHSFDMGHVGVAQCRGSQPRRISNIWTKRSLSVNGMLLQLDDSEDEKPSFESSEWVMESTV; encoded by the exons ATGGACAAAGTGGTCATCTGTCTCCTGCTTCTGGGAACTGCAGTTACGATGGTCCATGCATGTCCCAAATACTGTGTCTGCCAGAACCTCTCAGAGTCTCTGGGGACTCTGTGCCCCTCCAAAGGCCTGCTCTTTGTGCCGCTAGACATCGATCGGCGAACTGTGGAGCTCCGGCTGGGTGGCAACTTCATCCTCAAGATCACCACTCAGGACTTTGCCAACATGACAGGCCTGGTGGATCTCACTCTGTCCCGCAACACGATCAGCTCCATCCAGCCTTTCTCGTTCATCGACCTAGAGACCTTGAGATCTCTGCACTTGGACACTAACCGGTTGATCGAACTGGGACCGGATGACCTCAGAGGACTAATAAACCTGCAGCACCTGATCCTCAACAACAATCAGCTGAGTGAAATCTCAAACACAGCCTTTGACGACTTGCTGCTGACACTGGAGGACCTAGATTTGTCATACAACAACTTGCGCAGTGTGCCTTGGGAAGCCATCCGCAAGATGGTCAACCTCCATCAATTGAGTCTCGACCATAACCTCATCTACTTCATTGCTGAAGGGACTTTTACTGACCTGGAAAAACTGGCTCGCTTGGACTTGACCTCCAACCGCCTCCAAAAGCTCCCTCCGGATCCCATCTTTGCACGCTCCCAGAGCAGCATGGTGATGAGTACTCCTTATGCACCCTCACTCTCTCTTAGCCTTGGCGGAAACCCATTGCACTGCAACTGTGAGGTGCTCTGGCTACGGAGGCTGGAACGTGATGATGATATGGAAACCTGCGCTTCTCCTGCTAGTCTAAAGGGGCGCTACTTTTGGTTTGTTCGTGAAGAAGAGTTTGTCTGCGAGCCTCCTTTGATCACGCAACATACACACAAGTTGCTGGTGCTGGAGGGTCAAACGGCCAGCTTGCGCTGTAAAGCTGTCGGAGATCCAATGCCAACTGTACACTGGGTTGCTCCTGATGACCGTTTGATCAGCAACTCCTCCCGAGCTACTGTTTATGAAAATGGCACCCTGGACATAGCAGTCACCACATCCAAGGACTATGGCGTCTTTACCTGCATAGCTGCTAATGCTGCAGGGGAATCTACAGCCTCCATTGAGCTGTCAATCATTCAACTCCCCCATCTGACTAATAGTACAAACCGTACTACACAGTCAAAGTCAGGACTTTCAGATATTACGAGCTCTACTAAGATCAGTAAAGGGGAGCCTAAGCCTCTCCCAGAGAAGGTGGTATCTGTATCAGAAGTGACTGCAGTCTCTGCTCTGGTCAAGTGGACCGTCAGCAAATCAACTCCAAAGGTCAAAATGTATCAGCTTCAGTACAACTGTTCTGATGATGAAGTCCTCATTTACAG GATGATTCCCATGACTAACCGGGCCTTCATAGTCACAAATCTCGTCCCAGGGATGCAGTACGACCTGTGTGTCTTGGCCATCTGGGATGACACCGCCACCACTCTCACTGCCACTAATATCGTCGGCTGTGTCCAGTTCATCACCAGGGAGGACTACCCGCAGTGCCAGTCCCTTCACAGCGGCTTCATGGGCGGCACAATGATTCTGGTCATTGGAGGCATCATTGTGGCCACGCTCCTGGTGTTCATCATCATCCTTATGGTCCGCTATAAGGTGACCAGCGGGATCCAGACTAGCAAATTACCCACTGTGAGTAACACATACTCGCAGACCAATGGGGGAGTAAACAGGTTCAATGGAGCTCCACCTCAAGTCAAGTCCACCGTCGTGGTCATGCGTGAGGAAATGGTAGAGTTCAAGTGTGGATCTCTCCAGAGTAGCCTCTCTTCGTCATCTTCCTCCTCTAACTCATTAGATAGCCAAACAGGAAGAGGGGTTGGCGACCGCTACAGTGTTCAGGACAGCGAATGCAGCACCCTGCCCAGCAGCAAGTTCAGGAGGCATGCGCACAGTGCCAAAGCACGGCAAAACCTGGACCACCTTTTAGGGGCCTTCACCTCACTGGAGCTGCGAGGGGCATCGAAGGACCAAGGGGCTTCCGGGCCCTCCACCGCTCCCAACGCCATGACAACAGTGGCTGTAGTGCCACCATCCGATAAAGAACCCCTGCTTGGGAGGGCCGAGTCGACGACCATGCTGGGACGTCTTCTAGGCTTTCCTCAGGAGGGCAAGCCCAAGAGGAGCCACTCGTTTGATATGGGTCACGTCGGGGTGGCGCAGTGTCGCGGCAGCCAGCCGCGTAGGATCAGCAACATCTGGACTAAGCGCAGTCTGTCTGTTAACGGCATGCTGCTGCAGTTAGATGACAGTGAGGACGAGAAACCCTCCTTCGAGAGCTCAGAGTGGGTGATGGAGAGCACAGTTTGA